In one Magallana gigas chromosome 9, xbMagGiga1.1, whole genome shotgun sequence genomic region, the following are encoded:
- the LOC105320719 gene encoding melatonin receptor type 1A-like isoform X1 — protein sequence MNLSNDTTSAIPGFSDPGLFDRYQFLTESPGVAISVIVILLLAGLVGTCGNILILLALCVMKDMKSLESIFIANLAISDMYVTLVADGMSIVAKLEGENFFSLYPGLCQFIAYGCTMSCVNSLGTIALMSFNRYIFICHHQYYDKIFKKPTCILMCISLYSVGLLLVLLNLAGIGDHSFDRKSLECIWDRMATYYYTVVFSVTLVWIPVLVTGFSYLNIYIMVTKSTKRMKKHQVRDQPSKSSISLARTLFIIYAVFATCWIPYALIIVVDRNDTFPHEAHLYVTVFAHLHPSINWLVYYFTNTKFRRAFDKIAGLHRVFGLCRRQPPESIDSTGVLSTSDSHPKNKNTSLATMSSGDDFPSKDTPTKDSVDSYM from the exons ATGAATTTATCAAACGACACTACCAGTGCCATTCCGGGTTTTTCGGATCCGGGGTTATTTGACCGGTATCAATTTTTGACGGAATCCCCGGGGGTGGCGATTTCCGTCATTGTGATCCTCCTCTTGGCGGGTCTAGTGGGAACATGTGGGAATATCCTGATTTTGTTAGCGCTCTGCGTGATGAAAGACATGAAATCGCTAGAGTCCATCTTCATCGCAAATTTGGCGATATCCGACATGTATGTAACGCTTGTGGCTGACGGCATGAGCATTGTTG caaAGCTAGAGGGCGAAAATTTCTTCAGCTTGTACCCAGGGCTTTGTCAGTTCATAGCGTACGGTTGCACGATGTCCTGCGTGAACTCGCTAGGTACAATTGCATTGATGAGTTTCAACCGATACATTTTTATCTGCCATCATCAATACTACgataaaattttcaagaaaccCACATGCATATTGATGTGTATATCGCTGTACTCCGTTGGTCTTCTGCTGGTGCTTTTGAATTTGGCGGGAATTGGTGATCATTCTTTCGACAGAAAGAGCCTGGAGTGTATTTGGGATCGGATGGCAACGTATTACTACACTGTCGTGTTTTCGGTAACTCTAGTCTGGATTCCGGTTCTTGTTACGGGGTTCTCGTATCTAAACATCTACATCATGGTGACCAAAAGCACAAAGAGGATGAAAAAGCACCAAGTTCGAGATCAGCCATCCAAATCCTCCATCAGTCTGGCGCGAACTCTGTTCATAATTTACGCGGTTTTCGCCACATGCTGGATCCCGTATGCTCTCATCATCGTGGTAGACAGAAATGACACTTTCCCACATGAAGCCCATCTGTATGTGACCGTCTTTGCCCATCTCCATCCCTCGATCAACTGGCTCGTCTACTACTTTACGAATACCAAATTTCGCCGCGCCTTTGACAAAATTGCAGGTTTACATCGCGTCTTTGGACTTTGCAGACGACAGCCACCGGAGAGTATCGACTCTACTGGGGTACTGAGTACTTCCGATTCTCATCCCAAAAACAAGAATACAAGCTTGGCTACCATGTCTTCCGGGGACGATTTCCCTAGTAAGGACACACCTACGAAAGACAGCGTGGACTCATACATGTGA
- the LOC105320719 gene encoding melatonin receptor type 1A-like (The RefSeq protein has 2 substitutions, 1 frameshift compared to this genomic sequence), with protein MNLSNDTTSAIPGFSDPGLFDRYQFLTESPGVAISVIVILLLAGLVGTCGNILILLALCVMKNMKSLESTFIANLAISDMYVTLVADGMSIVAKLEGENFFSLYPGLCQFIAYGCTMSCVNSLGTIALMSFNRYIFICHHQYYDKIFKKPTCILMCISLYSVGLLLVLLNLAGIGDHSFDRKSLECIWDRMATYYYTVVFSVTLVWIPVLVTGFSYLNIYIMVTKSTKRMKKAPSSRSAIQILHQSGANSVHNLRGFRHMLDPVCSHHRGRQK; from the exons ATGAATTTATCAAACGACACTACCAGTGCCATTCCGGGTTTTTCGGATCCGGGGTTATTTGACCGGTATCAATTTTTGACGGAATCCCCGGGGGTGGCGATTTCCGTCATTGTGATCCTCCTCTTGGCGGGTCTAGTGGGAACATGTGGGAATATCCTGATTTTGTTAGCGCTCTGCGTGATGAAAGACATGAAATCGCTAGAGTCCATCTTCATCGCAAATTTGGCGATATCCGACATGTATGTAACGCTTGTGGCTGACGGCATGAGCATTGTTG caaAGCTAGAGGGCGAAAATTTCTTCAGCTTGTACCCAGGGCTTTGTCAGTTCATAGCGTACGGTTGCACGATGTCCTGCGTGAACTCGCTAGGTACAATTGCATTGATGAGTTTCAACCGATACATTTTTATCTGCCATCATCAATACTACgataaaattttcaagaaaccCACATGCATATTGATGTGTATATCGCTGTACTCCGTTGGTCTTCTGCTGGTGCTTTTGAATTTGGCGGGAATTGGTGATCATTCTTTCGACAGAAAGAGCCTGGAGTGTATTTGGGATCGGATGGCAACGTATTACTACACTGTCGTGTTTTCGGTAACTCTAGTCTGGATTCCGGTTCTTGTTACGGGGTTCTCGTATCTAAACATCTACATCATGGTGACCAAAAGCACAAAGAGGATGAAA GCACCAAGTTCGAGATCAGCCATCCAAATCCTCCATCAGTCTGGCGCGAACTCTGTTCATAATTTACGCGGTTTTCGCCACATGCTGGATCCCGTATGCTCTCATCATCGTGGTAGACAGAAATGA